The Manis javanica isolate MJ-LG chromosome 2, MJ_LKY, whole genome shotgun sequence genome contains a region encoding:
- the PHF2 gene encoding lysine-specific demethylase PHF2 isoform X2, whose protein sequence is MATVPVYCVCRLPYDVTRFMIECDACKDWFHGSCVGVEEDEAPDIDVYHCPNCEKTHGKSTLKKRRTWHRQGPGQTPDVKPVQNGSQLFIKELRSRTFPSAEDVVARVPGSQLTLGYMEEHGFTEPILVPKKDGLGLAIPAPTFYVSDVENYVGPERSVDVTDVTKQKDCKMKLKEFVDYYYSTNRKRVLNLTNLEFSDTRMSSFVEPPDIVKKLSWVDNYWPDDALLAKPKVAKYCLICVKDSYTDFHIDSGGASAWYHVLKGEKIFYLIKPASANISLYERWQSASNHSEMFFADQVDKCYRCALKQGQTLFIPSGWIYATLTPVDCLAFAGHFLHSLSVEMQMRAYEVERRLKLGSLTQFPNFETTCWYMGKHLLEAFKGSHKSGKQLPPHLVQGAKILNGAFRSWTKKQALAEHEDELPEHVKPSQLIKDLAKEIRLSENAPKATRPEVTAAISSDEVSFGDREKEEPPSPIEASPPQSFLEKVSKKKTPKTMKMPKPSKVAKSPKPPKPLKPPKLLKLKDGGKKKGKKCRGSASPTIPDLDLLEAHTKEALTKIEPRKKGKAAKSVLSVPNTEVVNTQSDVERMEIREQTKSKSEAKWKYKNSKPDSLLKMEEEQKLEKSPLPGSKDTKFSFSFSNKRLLGSKTLKPQPNPGVFGALQNFKEDKPQPVRDEYEYVSDDGELKIDEFPIRRKKNAPKRDLSFLLDKKEPLPVPILKPKLDPVLYKHSDSSDEGSLHIDTDTKPTRSAKGKKDSGGSAAGILDLLQASEEVGALDYNPSSQPPASPSTQEAIQGMLSMANLQASDSCLQASWGTGQARGSSAAAHGARKNGGSGKSAGKRLLKRAAKNSVDLDDYEEEQDHLDACFKDSDYVYPSLESDEDSPVFKSRSKKRKGSDDAPYSPTARVGPSVPRQDRPVREGTRVASIETGLAAAAAKLSQQEEQKSRKKKNTKRKPALNTPDPSTSASTVLASTPPASTSTASSQASQEASSPEPPLEPHSSSLADHEYTSAGAFPGAQAGRTAQPMAPGVFLTQRRPSASSPNTTAAKGKRTRKGMATAKQRLGKILKIHRNGKLLL, encoded by the exons CGCGGAAGACGTGGTGGCCCGTGTGCCAGGCAGTCAGCTCACACTGGGTTACATGGAGGAGCACGGCTTCACGGAGCCCATCCTAGTCCCCAAGAAAGACGGGCTGGGCCTAGCGatccctgcccccaccttctATGTCAGCGACGTGGAGAACTATGTGG GCCCTGAGCGAAGTGTGGACGTGACAGATGTCACCAAGCAAAAGGACTGCAAGATGAAGCTGAAGGAATTTGTGGACTATTACTACAGCACCAACCGCAAGCGAGTCCTCAACCTCACCAACCTTGAGTTCTCTGATACCAG AATGTCCAGCTTTGTGGAGCCACCTGACATTGTCAAGAAACTGTCTTGGGTGGACAACTACTGGCCTGACGACGCACTGCTGGCCAAGCCCAAGGTGGCCAAGTACTGCCTGATTTGCGTGAAGGACAGCTACACCGACTTCCACATCGACTCCGGGGGCGCCTCTGCCTGGTACCACGTGCTGAAG GGGGAGAAGATCTTCTATCTCATCAAGCCGGCTTCAGCCAACATCTCCCTGTACGAGCGCTGGCAGTCAGCGTCCAACCACAGCGAGATGTTCTTTGCCGACCAGGTGGACAAGTGCTACAGGTGCGCCCTCAAGCAGGGCCAGACCCTCTTCATCCCCTCGG GCTGGATTTATGCCACACTCACGCCTGTGGACTGTCTGGCCTTCGCGGGACACTTCCTTCACAGCCTGAGCGTGGAGATGCAGATGAG AGCATACGAAGTAGAAAGAAGGTTGAAACTGGGCAGCCTGACTCAGTTTCCCAACTTTGAGACCACCTGCTGGTACATGGGGAAGCACCTGCTGGAGGCATTCAAAG GTTCTCACAAATCTGGGAAGCAGCTGCCCCCTCATTTAGTTCAAGGAGCTAAAATTCTCAATGGTGCTTTCAGATcatggacaaaaaagcag GCTTTGGCAGAACACGAGGACGAGCTCCCGGAGCACGTCAAACCCTCGCAGCTCATCAAAGACCTTGCCAAGGAGATCCGGCTCAGCGAG AATGCCCCCAAGGCCACCCGGCCAGAAGTGACAGCAGCCATCTCCTCTGATGAGGTCTCTTTTGGGGACCGGGAGAAGGAGGAGCCACCATCCCCCATTGAGGCCAGCCCTCCTCAGTCCTTCCTGGAGAAAGTGTCCAAAAAAAAGACCCCCAAAACCATGAAGATGCCCAAGCCATCCAAAGTCGCAAAGTCCCCAAAGCCCCCCAAGCCCTTGAAGCCCCCCAAATTGCTGAAGCTCAAGGATGGTggcaagaagaaagggaagaagtgcAGGGGCTCGGCCTCACCCACCATCCCCGACCTGGACCTCCTGGAGGCCCACACCAAGGAGGCGCTGACCAAGATAGAGCCGCGCAAGAAGGGCAAG GCTGCAAAGAGCGTTCTGAGTGTGCCCAACACGGAGGTGGTCAACACACAGAGCGACGTGGAGAGGATGGAAATCCGGGAGCAAACCAAGAGCAAGTCAGAGGCCAAGTGGAAGTACAAG AACAGCAAACCTGACTCCCtgctgaagatggaggaagaacaGAAGCTGGAGAAGTCTCCTTTGCCGGGGAGCAAAGACACCaaattctccttctccttctccaacAAAAGACTCCTGGG CTCCAAGACCCTCAAGCCGCAGCCGAACCCAGGGGTGTTTGGGGCCTTGCAGAACTTCAAGGAGGACAAGCCCCAGCCTGTGCGGGACGAGTATGAGTACGTGTCTGATGATGGGGAGCTCAAGATCGATGAGTTTCCcatcaggaggaagaaaaacgcCCCAAAGAGGGACTTGTCAT tcctgctGGACAAGAAGGAGCCACTGCCTGTGCCCATTCTGAAGCCAAAGCTGGACCCGGTGCTCTACAAG CACAGTGACTCCTCTGATGAGGGCTCTCTGCACATTGACACGGACACCAAGCCCACCCGCAGTGCCAAGGGGAAGAAGGATAGCGGGGGCTCAGCGGCAGGCATCCTGGACCTGCTGCAGGCCAGCGAGGAGGTCGGCGCGCTGGACTACAACCCCAGCAG ccagcccccagcctcccccagcaCACAGGAAGCCATTCAGGGAATGCTGTCTATGGCCAACCTGCAGGCCTCCGACTCCTGCCTGCAGGCCTCATGGGGCACCGGCCAGGCGAGGGGCAGCTCAGCGGCGGCCCATGGTGCCCGGAAGAACGGGGGCAGTGGTAAGAGTGCAGGCAAGCGGCTGTTGAAGAGGGCAGCTAAGAACAGTGTGGACCTGGACGATTACGAAGAAGAGCAGGACCACCTGGATGCCTGCTTCAAGGACTCGGACTATG TTTACCCCTCCCTGGAGTCAGATGAGGACAGCCCCGTGTTCAAGTCCCGATCCAAGAAGAGGAAAGGCTCCGACGACGCTCCCTACAGCCCAACAG CAAGGGTTGGCCCGTCGGTGCCACGGCAGGATAGGCCTGTGCGGGAAGGGACCAGAGTGGCTTCCATTGAGACTGGGCTGGCAGCTGCTGCAGCCAAGCTGTCCCAGCAG gaggagcagaaaagccGGAAGAAAAAGAACACCAAAAGGAAGCCAGCTCTCAACACCCCCGACCCCTCCACCTCCGCCAGCACCGTCTTGGCCTCCACCCCCCCAGCCTCCACCAGCACTGCTAGCAGCCAGGCTTCGCAGGAGGCCAGCTCTCCCGAGCCCCCGCTTGAGCCGCACAGCAGCAGCCTGGCTGACCACGAGTACACCTCGGCCGGTGCCTTTCCTGGAGCCCAGGCCGGCCGCACTGCCCAGCCCATGGCCCCCGGGGTCTTCCTCACACAGAGGCGGCCTTCTGCATCGTCCCCCAACACCACCGCTGCCAAAG gAAAACGTACGAGAAAGGGCATGGCCACTGCCAAGCAGAGGCTtgggaaaattttgaaaattcaccGGAATGGAAAACTGCTCCTTTAA
- the PHF2 gene encoding lysine-specific demethylase PHF2 isoform X3: protein MEEHGFTEPILVPKKDGLGLAIPAPTFYVSDVENYVGPERSVDVTDVTKQKDCKMKLKEFVDYYYSTNRKRVLNLTNLEFSDTRMSSFVEPPDIVKKLSWVDNYWPDDALLAKPKVAKYCLICVKDSYTDFHIDSGGASAWYHVLKGEKIFYLIKPASANISLYERWQSASNHSEMFFADQVDKCYRCALKQGQTLFIPSGWIYATLTPVDCLAFAGHFLHSLSVEMQMRAYEVERRLKLGSLTQFPNFETTCWYMGKHLLEAFKGSHKSGKQLPPHLVQGAKILNGAFRSWTKKQALAEHEDELPEHVKPSQLIKDLAKEIRLSENAPKATRPEVTAAISSDEVSFGDREKEEPPSPIEASPPQSFLEKVSKKKTPKTMKMPKPSKVAKSPKPPKPLKPPKLLKLKDGGKKKGKKCRGSASPTIPDLDLLEAHTKEALTKIEPRKKGKAAKSVLSVPNTEVVNTQSDVERMEIREQTKSKSEAKWKYKNSKPDSLLKMEEEQKLEKSPLPGSKDTKFSFSFSNKRLLGSKTLKPQPNPGVFGALQNFKEDKPQPVRDEYEYVSDDGELKIDEFPIRRKKNAPKRDLSFLLDKKEPLPVPILKPKLDPVLYKHSDSSDEGSLHIDTDTKPTRSAKGKKDSGGSAAGILDLLQASEEVGALDYNPSSQPPASPSTQEAIQGMLSMANLQASDSCLQASWGTGQARGSSAAAHGARKNGGSGKSAGKRLLKRAAKNSVDLDDYEEEQDHLDACFKDSDYVYPSLESDEDSPVFKSRSKKRKGSDDAPYSPTARVGPSVPRQDRPVREGTRVASIETGLAAAAAKLSQQEEQKSRKKKNTKRKPALNTPDPSTSASTVLASTPPASTSTASSQASQEASSPEPPLEPHSSSLADHEYTSAGAFPGAQAGRTAQPMAPGVFLTQRRPSASSPNTTAAKGKRTRKGMATAKQRLGKILKIHRNGKLLL, encoded by the exons ATGGAGGAGCACGGCTTCACGGAGCCCATCCTAGTCCCCAAGAAAGACGGGCTGGGCCTAGCGatccctgcccccaccttctATGTCAGCGACGTGGAGAACTATGTGG GCCCTGAGCGAAGTGTGGACGTGACAGATGTCACCAAGCAAAAGGACTGCAAGATGAAGCTGAAGGAATTTGTGGACTATTACTACAGCACCAACCGCAAGCGAGTCCTCAACCTCACCAACCTTGAGTTCTCTGATACCAG AATGTCCAGCTTTGTGGAGCCACCTGACATTGTCAAGAAACTGTCTTGGGTGGACAACTACTGGCCTGACGACGCACTGCTGGCCAAGCCCAAGGTGGCCAAGTACTGCCTGATTTGCGTGAAGGACAGCTACACCGACTTCCACATCGACTCCGGGGGCGCCTCTGCCTGGTACCACGTGCTGAAG GGGGAGAAGATCTTCTATCTCATCAAGCCGGCTTCAGCCAACATCTCCCTGTACGAGCGCTGGCAGTCAGCGTCCAACCACAGCGAGATGTTCTTTGCCGACCAGGTGGACAAGTGCTACAGGTGCGCCCTCAAGCAGGGCCAGACCCTCTTCATCCCCTCGG GCTGGATTTATGCCACACTCACGCCTGTGGACTGTCTGGCCTTCGCGGGACACTTCCTTCACAGCCTGAGCGTGGAGATGCAGATGAG AGCATACGAAGTAGAAAGAAGGTTGAAACTGGGCAGCCTGACTCAGTTTCCCAACTTTGAGACCACCTGCTGGTACATGGGGAAGCACCTGCTGGAGGCATTCAAAG GTTCTCACAAATCTGGGAAGCAGCTGCCCCCTCATTTAGTTCAAGGAGCTAAAATTCTCAATGGTGCTTTCAGATcatggacaaaaaagcag GCTTTGGCAGAACACGAGGACGAGCTCCCGGAGCACGTCAAACCCTCGCAGCTCATCAAAGACCTTGCCAAGGAGATCCGGCTCAGCGAG AATGCCCCCAAGGCCACCCGGCCAGAAGTGACAGCAGCCATCTCCTCTGATGAGGTCTCTTTTGGGGACCGGGAGAAGGAGGAGCCACCATCCCCCATTGAGGCCAGCCCTCCTCAGTCCTTCCTGGAGAAAGTGTCCAAAAAAAAGACCCCCAAAACCATGAAGATGCCCAAGCCATCCAAAGTCGCAAAGTCCCCAAAGCCCCCCAAGCCCTTGAAGCCCCCCAAATTGCTGAAGCTCAAGGATGGTggcaagaagaaagggaagaagtgcAGGGGCTCGGCCTCACCCACCATCCCCGACCTGGACCTCCTGGAGGCCCACACCAAGGAGGCGCTGACCAAGATAGAGCCGCGCAAGAAGGGCAAG GCTGCAAAGAGCGTTCTGAGTGTGCCCAACACGGAGGTGGTCAACACACAGAGCGACGTGGAGAGGATGGAAATCCGGGAGCAAACCAAGAGCAAGTCAGAGGCCAAGTGGAAGTACAAG AACAGCAAACCTGACTCCCtgctgaagatggaggaagaacaGAAGCTGGAGAAGTCTCCTTTGCCGGGGAGCAAAGACACCaaattctccttctccttctccaacAAAAGACTCCTGGG CTCCAAGACCCTCAAGCCGCAGCCGAACCCAGGGGTGTTTGGGGCCTTGCAGAACTTCAAGGAGGACAAGCCCCAGCCTGTGCGGGACGAGTATGAGTACGTGTCTGATGATGGGGAGCTCAAGATCGATGAGTTTCCcatcaggaggaagaaaaacgcCCCAAAGAGGGACTTGTCAT tcctgctGGACAAGAAGGAGCCACTGCCTGTGCCCATTCTGAAGCCAAAGCTGGACCCGGTGCTCTACAAG CACAGTGACTCCTCTGATGAGGGCTCTCTGCACATTGACACGGACACCAAGCCCACCCGCAGTGCCAAGGGGAAGAAGGATAGCGGGGGCTCAGCGGCAGGCATCCTGGACCTGCTGCAGGCCAGCGAGGAGGTCGGCGCGCTGGACTACAACCCCAGCAG ccagcccccagcctcccccagcaCACAGGAAGCCATTCAGGGAATGCTGTCTATGGCCAACCTGCAGGCCTCCGACTCCTGCCTGCAGGCCTCATGGGGCACCGGCCAGGCGAGGGGCAGCTCAGCGGCGGCCCATGGTGCCCGGAAGAACGGGGGCAGTGGTAAGAGTGCAGGCAAGCGGCTGTTGAAGAGGGCAGCTAAGAACAGTGTGGACCTGGACGATTACGAAGAAGAGCAGGACCACCTGGATGCCTGCTTCAAGGACTCGGACTATG TTTACCCCTCCCTGGAGTCAGATGAGGACAGCCCCGTGTTCAAGTCCCGATCCAAGAAGAGGAAAGGCTCCGACGACGCTCCCTACAGCCCAACAG CAAGGGTTGGCCCGTCGGTGCCACGGCAGGATAGGCCTGTGCGGGAAGGGACCAGAGTGGCTTCCATTGAGACTGGGCTGGCAGCTGCTGCAGCCAAGCTGTCCCAGCAG gaggagcagaaaagccGGAAGAAAAAGAACACCAAAAGGAAGCCAGCTCTCAACACCCCCGACCCCTCCACCTCCGCCAGCACCGTCTTGGCCTCCACCCCCCCAGCCTCCACCAGCACTGCTAGCAGCCAGGCTTCGCAGGAGGCCAGCTCTCCCGAGCCCCCGCTTGAGCCGCACAGCAGCAGCCTGGCTGACCACGAGTACACCTCGGCCGGTGCCTTTCCTGGAGCCCAGGCCGGCCGCACTGCCCAGCCCATGGCCCCCGGGGTCTTCCTCACACAGAGGCGGCCTTCTGCATCGTCCCCCAACACCACCGCTGCCAAAG gAAAACGTACGAGAAAGGGCATGGCCACTGCCAAGCAGAGGCTtgggaaaattttgaaaattcaccGGAATGGAAAACTGCTCCTTTAA
- the PHF2 gene encoding lysine-specific demethylase PHF2 isoform X1, with protein sequence MATVPVYCVCRLPYDVTRFMIECDACKDWFHGSCVGVEEDEAPDIDVYHCPNCEKTHGKSTLKKRRTWHRQGPGQTPDVKPVQNGSQLFIKELRSRTFPSAEDVVARVPGSQLTLGYMEEHGFTEPILVPKKDGLGLAIPAPTFYVSDVENYVGPERSVDVTDVTKQKDCKMKLKEFVDYYYSTNRKRVLNLTNLEFSDTRMSSFVEPPDIVKKLSWVDNYWPDDALLAKPKVAKYCLICVKDSYTDFHIDSGGASAWYHVLKVDKCYRCALKQGQTLFIPSGWIYATLTPVDCLAFAGHFLHSLSVEMQMRAYEVERRLKLGSLTQFPNFETTCWYMGKHLLEAFKGSHKSGKQLPPHLVQGAKILNGAFRSWTKKQALAEHEDELPEHVKPSQLIKDLAKEIRLSENAPKATRPEVTAAISSDEVSFGDREKEEPPSPIEASPPQSFLEKVSKKKTPKTMKMPKPSKVAKSPKPPKPLKPPKLLKLKDGGKKKGKKCRGSASPTIPDLDLLEAHTKEALTKIEPRKKGKAAKSVLSVPNTEVVNTQSDVERMEIREQTKSKSEAKWKYKNSKPDSLLKMEEEQKLEKSPLPGSKDTKFSFSFSNKRLLGSKTLKPQPNPGVFGALQNFKEDKPQPVRDEYEYVSDDGELKIDEFPIRRKKNAPKRDLSFLLDKKEPLPVPILKPKLDPVLYKHSDSSDEGSLHIDTDTKPTRSAKGKKDSGGSAAGILDLLQASEEVGALDYNPSSQPPASPSTQEAIQGMLSMANLQASDSCLQASWGTGQARGSSAAAHGARKNGGSGKSAGKRLLKRAAKNSVDLDDYEEEQDHLDACFKDSDYVYPSLESDEDSPVFKSRSKKRKGSDDAPYSPTARVGPSVPRQDRPVREGTRVASIETGLAAAAAKLSQQEEQKSRKKKNTKRKPALNTPDPSTSASTVLASTPPASTSTASSQASQEASSPEPPLEPHSSSLADHEYTSAGAFPGAQAGRTAQPMAPGVFLTQRRPSASSPNTTAAKGKRTRKGMATAKQRLGKILKIHRNGKLLL encoded by the exons CGCGGAAGACGTGGTGGCCCGTGTGCCAGGCAGTCAGCTCACACTGGGTTACATGGAGGAGCACGGCTTCACGGAGCCCATCCTAGTCCCCAAGAAAGACGGGCTGGGCCTAGCGatccctgcccccaccttctATGTCAGCGACGTGGAGAACTATGTGG GCCCTGAGCGAAGTGTGGACGTGACAGATGTCACCAAGCAAAAGGACTGCAAGATGAAGCTGAAGGAATTTGTGGACTATTACTACAGCACCAACCGCAAGCGAGTCCTCAACCTCACCAACCTTGAGTTCTCTGATACCAG AATGTCCAGCTTTGTGGAGCCACCTGACATTGTCAAGAAACTGTCTTGGGTGGACAACTACTGGCCTGACGACGCACTGCTGGCCAAGCCCAAGGTGGCCAAGTACTGCCTGATTTGCGTGAAGGACAGCTACACCGACTTCCACATCGACTCCGGGGGCGCCTCTGCCTGGTACCACGTGCTGAAG GTGGACAAGTGCTACAGGTGCGCCCTCAAGCAGGGCCAGACCCTCTTCATCCCCTCGG GCTGGATTTATGCCACACTCACGCCTGTGGACTGTCTGGCCTTCGCGGGACACTTCCTTCACAGCCTGAGCGTGGAGATGCAGATGAG AGCATACGAAGTAGAAAGAAGGTTGAAACTGGGCAGCCTGACTCAGTTTCCCAACTTTGAGACCACCTGCTGGTACATGGGGAAGCACCTGCTGGAGGCATTCAAAG GTTCTCACAAATCTGGGAAGCAGCTGCCCCCTCATTTAGTTCAAGGAGCTAAAATTCTCAATGGTGCTTTCAGATcatggacaaaaaagcag GCTTTGGCAGAACACGAGGACGAGCTCCCGGAGCACGTCAAACCCTCGCAGCTCATCAAAGACCTTGCCAAGGAGATCCGGCTCAGCGAG AATGCCCCCAAGGCCACCCGGCCAGAAGTGACAGCAGCCATCTCCTCTGATGAGGTCTCTTTTGGGGACCGGGAGAAGGAGGAGCCACCATCCCCCATTGAGGCCAGCCCTCCTCAGTCCTTCCTGGAGAAAGTGTCCAAAAAAAAGACCCCCAAAACCATGAAGATGCCCAAGCCATCCAAAGTCGCAAAGTCCCCAAAGCCCCCCAAGCCCTTGAAGCCCCCCAAATTGCTGAAGCTCAAGGATGGTggcaagaagaaagggaagaagtgcAGGGGCTCGGCCTCACCCACCATCCCCGACCTGGACCTCCTGGAGGCCCACACCAAGGAGGCGCTGACCAAGATAGAGCCGCGCAAGAAGGGCAAG GCTGCAAAGAGCGTTCTGAGTGTGCCCAACACGGAGGTGGTCAACACACAGAGCGACGTGGAGAGGATGGAAATCCGGGAGCAAACCAAGAGCAAGTCAGAGGCCAAGTGGAAGTACAAG AACAGCAAACCTGACTCCCtgctgaagatggaggaagaacaGAAGCTGGAGAAGTCTCCTTTGCCGGGGAGCAAAGACACCaaattctccttctccttctccaacAAAAGACTCCTGGG CTCCAAGACCCTCAAGCCGCAGCCGAACCCAGGGGTGTTTGGGGCCTTGCAGAACTTCAAGGAGGACAAGCCCCAGCCTGTGCGGGACGAGTATGAGTACGTGTCTGATGATGGGGAGCTCAAGATCGATGAGTTTCCcatcaggaggaagaaaaacgcCCCAAAGAGGGACTTGTCAT tcctgctGGACAAGAAGGAGCCACTGCCTGTGCCCATTCTGAAGCCAAAGCTGGACCCGGTGCTCTACAAG CACAGTGACTCCTCTGATGAGGGCTCTCTGCACATTGACACGGACACCAAGCCCACCCGCAGTGCCAAGGGGAAGAAGGATAGCGGGGGCTCAGCGGCAGGCATCCTGGACCTGCTGCAGGCCAGCGAGGAGGTCGGCGCGCTGGACTACAACCCCAGCAG ccagcccccagcctcccccagcaCACAGGAAGCCATTCAGGGAATGCTGTCTATGGCCAACCTGCAGGCCTCCGACTCCTGCCTGCAGGCCTCATGGGGCACCGGCCAGGCGAGGGGCAGCTCAGCGGCGGCCCATGGTGCCCGGAAGAACGGGGGCAGTGGTAAGAGTGCAGGCAAGCGGCTGTTGAAGAGGGCAGCTAAGAACAGTGTGGACCTGGACGATTACGAAGAAGAGCAGGACCACCTGGATGCCTGCTTCAAGGACTCGGACTATG TTTACCCCTCCCTGGAGTCAGATGAGGACAGCCCCGTGTTCAAGTCCCGATCCAAGAAGAGGAAAGGCTCCGACGACGCTCCCTACAGCCCAACAG CAAGGGTTGGCCCGTCGGTGCCACGGCAGGATAGGCCTGTGCGGGAAGGGACCAGAGTGGCTTCCATTGAGACTGGGCTGGCAGCTGCTGCAGCCAAGCTGTCCCAGCAG gaggagcagaaaagccGGAAGAAAAAGAACACCAAAAGGAAGCCAGCTCTCAACACCCCCGACCCCTCCACCTCCGCCAGCACCGTCTTGGCCTCCACCCCCCCAGCCTCCACCAGCACTGCTAGCAGCCAGGCTTCGCAGGAGGCCAGCTCTCCCGAGCCCCCGCTTGAGCCGCACAGCAGCAGCCTGGCTGACCACGAGTACACCTCGGCCGGTGCCTTTCCTGGAGCCCAGGCCGGCCGCACTGCCCAGCCCATGGCCCCCGGGGTCTTCCTCACACAGAGGCGGCCTTCTGCATCGTCCCCCAACACCACCGCTGCCAAAG gAAAACGTACGAGAAAGGGCATGGCCACTGCCAAGCAGAGGCTtgggaaaattttgaaaattcaccGGAATGGAAAACTGCTCCTTTAA